One window of Pseudochaenichthys georgianus chromosome 18, fPseGeo1.2, whole genome shotgun sequence genomic DNA carries:
- the vgf gene encoding neurosecretory protein VGF, with product MTGYHTASSALTLLVLLTGASLPRLSTPSPINIPGDVVNPHGDPPPGRGEERRSIQKEEAEEEEDELFKDVDPKTLAAVLLEALNRSQGGKRREGGGRDGMREEIHAETGEVNNEEEASREVRTMEGSDRDGRKELELLMAAQGRERGKQEEEERKRAQEEEERMTEKVTSRTTSQTVPVQTEKPASQDATGDNSQGSLPQNPDPESSKEEEEEEEEEEQISPEELENLETMMREFPRLNAATKREGESEQTRRESRGYSSYNDVIPIHKGSDLAMSKKKLRWQEETQKGTNFPTFKGGNFVDDFEDNNAGSNAAQSNPPPDQEAMEGDEPEEEDEEEEEEEVLSPEEEEVQAKAEQEEMRRQAAEAQKAKMEEEKLADIASDMLLRYMVKQNNGNKKYRSSLSNAAEDKRSDEEQEVTEEDDIDPQTIDKLIEISNRLHLPADDVVDIISDVEKKKKKDVSPDMPSRWQRPPTPLSSSYSSNNAFSAPHIPTDQFPVTKQPSPSVNLLKNWLQEKTQSKSQDFWSKPAKPLLANPNRWPKPQKSYKQDVWLQSPKPVWTGYPSYPYRYPSYYQRKQYPEYNPIYYPPPPRPNPRYYLTKPALNDYLSNSVDDTYSFPPRRRYHSWVQPRLRSPPAGPQQRPYYSSYRFQNYPKPRSPPRMPVIPPQQKFYYSPAAPAVARNDDFYMAAKKPNSSNRDDLEKYIEQILMKRPMLD from the coding sequence ATGACTGGGTACCACACAGCCTCAAGTGCCCTTACCCTCCTTGTCCTCCTGACAGGGGCTTCCCTCCCCCGGCTGTCCACCCCCAGCCCGATCAACATCCCCGGAGACGTCGTTAACCCACATGGAGACCCTCCTCctgggagaggagaggagaggcgaTCGATACAGAAAGAAGAggcagaggaagaagaagatgagctCTTTAAAGATGTGGATCCCAAAACACTAGCGGCGGTTTTACTGGAGGCACTAAATCGCTCACAAGGGGGGAAaagaagggagggaggggggcgcgATGGGATGAGAGAAGAAATACACGCTGAGACGGGTGAAGTTAATAATGAGGAGGAAGCGAGCAGAGAAGTGAGAACGATGGAGGGATCAGACAGAGATGGAAGGAAGGAGCTCGAGCTTCTGATGGCCGCTCAGGGAAGGGAGCGGGGGAAGcaagaagaagaggagaggaagagagctcaggaggaagaggaaaggATGACGGAAAAGGTGACGAGTCGCACCACGAGTCAGACAGTCCCGGTCCAAACTGAGAAGCCCGCAAGTCAAGATGCAACAGGGGACAACAGTCAGGGTTCTCTCCCACAGAACCCTGACCCAGAGAGCagcaaggaggaggaggaggaggaggaggaggaggagcagatcAGCCCAGAGGAGCTGGAGAACCTGGAGACCATGATGAGGGAATTCCCACGTTTGAACGCGGCCACCAAGAGGGAAGGAGAATCGGAGCAGACCCGGAGAGAGAGCCGAGGTTACAGCAGCTACAACGACGTCATACCGATCCACAAAGGCAGCGACCTCGCCATGTCCAAGAAGAAGCTGAGATGGCAGGAAGAGACGCAGAAAGGCACGAACTTCCCAACATTCAAGGGAGGCAACTTCGTGGACGACTTTGAGGACAATAACGCTGGCAGTAATGCTGCACAGTCTAACCCTCCGCCTGACCAGGAGGCGATGGAAGGAGATGAaccggaggaggaggacgaggaggaggaggaggaggaggttctGAGTCCTGAGGAGGAGGAAGTCCAGGCGAAGGCGGAGCAGGAGGAGATGAGAAGGCAGGCGGCCGAGGCTCAGAAAGCCAAGATGGAGGAGGAGAAGTTGGCGGACATCGCCTCGGACATGCTGCTGCGCTACATGGTCAAACAGAACAACGGGAACAAGAAGTACCGCTCGTCTCTGTCCAACGCCGCCGAGGACAAGAGGTCCGACGAGGAGCAGGAAGTGACGGAGGAAGACGATATCGATCCCCAGACTATTGACAAGCTGATCGAGATCTCCAACAGACTCCACCTGCCCGCTGACGACGTGGTGGACATCATCAGCGacgtggagaagaagaagaagaaagacgtGTCGCCGGATATGCCTTCTCGATGGCAACGACCCCCAACTCCACTGTCTTCGTCGTACTCATCGAACAACGCCTTTTCAGCGCCACATATTCCAACCGATCAATTCCCGGTTACTAAGCAACCCTCTCCATCTGTCAATCTCCTAAAGAACTGGTTACAGGAAAAAACGCAGAGCAAATCGCAAGATTTCTGGAGCAAACCTGCAAAGCCTCTGTTAGCCAATCCCAACCGCTGGCCCAAACCTCAGAAGTCGTACAAACAGGATGTTTGGCTCCAATCGCCCAAGCCGGTTTGGACTGGCTACCCTTCGTACCCCTACAGATACCCATCCTACTACCAGAGGAAGCAGTACCCAGAGTACAACCCCATCTATTACCCTCCTCCCCCCAGACCCAACCCCCGTTACTACCTCACCAAACCTGCCCTCAACGACTACCTGAGTAACTCCGTGGACGACACCTACTCGTTCCCTCCCAGACGCCGGTACCACAGCTGGGTCCAGCCTCGGCTGAGGAGCCCCCCCGCAGGTCCCCAGCAGAGGCCCTATTACAGCAGCTATCGCTTTCAGAACTACCCCAAACCGCGTTCCCCTCCCAGAATGCCCGTGATCCCTCCCCAACAGAAGTTCTATTACTCACCGGCGGCACCTGCAGTGGCGAGAAATGACGATTTTTACATGGCTGCAAAGAAGCCAAACAGCAGTAACCGTGACGATCTGGAGAAATACATAGAGCAGATTCTCATGAAGAGACCAATGTTAGACTGA